A single genomic interval of Helianthus annuus cultivar XRQ/B chromosome 13, HanXRQr2.0-SUNRISE, whole genome shotgun sequence harbors:
- the LOC110899772 gene encoding histone H3.2 produces the protein MARTKQTARKSTGGKAPRKQLATKAARKSAPATGGVKKPHRFRPGTVALREIRKYQKSTELLIRKLPFQRLVREIAQDFKTDLRFQSSAVAALQEASEAYLVGLFEDTNLCAIHAKRVTIMPKDMQLARRIRGERA, from the coding sequence ATGGCCCGTACAAAACAAACCGCCAGAAAATCAACCGGAGGAAAGGCTCCACGTAAGCAACTGGCCACAAAGGCCGCAAGAAAGTCCGCTCCGGCGACCGGAGGAGTGAAAAAACCGCACAGATTCAGGCCGGGAACTGTGGCGTTGAGGGAGATCAGGAAGTACCAGAAGAGCACTGAACTGTTGATCAGGAAGCTCCCATTTCAGAGGCTTGTGAGGGAGATTGCTCAAGATTTTAAAACTGATTTGAGGTTTCAGAGCTCTGCTGTTGCTGCTCTTCAAGAGGCTTCTGAAGCTTATCTTGTTGGGTTGTTTGAGGATACGAATTTGTGTGCGATTCATGCGAAGAGGGTTACGATTATGCCTAAGGATATGCAGCTTGCTAGGAGGATTAGGGGTGAGAGggcttag
- the LOC110899771 gene encoding actin-related protein 9 isoform X1 yields MDYSKSVIPSHLFGDRGSNLVVINPGSANIRIGLAQQDAPFNIPHCIARRMTGANESPRRNLQDQMLNSQVTTAQHVEREKAYDIIASLLKIPFLDEEVANNSHPRKMGRVDVLSQQNSKKETVFPWTDVFQKSQSKEASTAPESSSREHETIESPGPHESNDGDKPQTSELKYKEYICGEEAMRISPTEPYCLRRPIRRGHLNISQYYPMQQVLEDIQAIWDWILIDKLHIPHSERNMYSALIVVPETFDNREIKEILSIILRDLRFSSAVVHQEGLAAVFGNGLSTACVVNIGAQVTSVICVEDGVALPHTQMTLRFGGEDVSRCLLWTQRHHQTWPPIRTDALAKPIDLLMLNRLKESYCQIYEGEVEAVGVVHSYEDGLPPGSHKTRLTALNVAPMGLFYPTLLVPDVYPPPPRSWFKDYEDMLEDTWHIDFPRRPDVSDGLYSGINNPLQMWDNYPYMSNQQKKEDNIGLADAITKSILSTGRIDLQRKLFCSMQLIGGVALTAGLISAVEERVLHAIPSNEAIDTVEVLQSRTNPLFVPWRGGAILGVIDYGRDAWIHREDWIKNGIHIAGGRKYKDSYYLQAQPMCYINS; encoded by the exons ATG GATTACTCCAAATCAGTAATCCCCTCACACCTCTTCGGCGACCGAGGCTCCAATCTTGTCGTCATTAATCCAG GGTCTGCGAATATACGAATTGGGTTGGCTCAACAGGATGCCCCCTTTAATATTCCTCATTGCATTGCAAGGCGTATGACCGGAGCTAATGAATCGCCCAGACGAAATCTGCAAGATCAG ATGCTGAATTCTCAAGTTACAACAGCTCAACATGTAGAAAGGGAGAAAGCGTACGACATT ATTGCATCCTTGTTGAAGATACCATTTCTCGATGAAGAGGTCGCAAACAACTCTCACCCACGAAAG ATGGGTCGTGTTGATGTATTATCGCAACAAAACAGTAAGAAAGAGACTGTGTTTCCGTGGACCGATGTGTTCCAAAAAAGTCAAAGTAAAGAGGCATCTACGGCACCAG AAAGTTCATCACGTGAACATGAAACAATCGAGTCCCCGGGCCCACATGAAAGTAACGATGGGGATAAGCCGCAGACTAGTGAATTGAAGTACAAAGAGTACATATGTGGTGAAGAAGCTATGCGTATTTCTCCAACCGAACCGTATTGTTTAAGACGTCCTATACGCAGAGGCCATCTTAATATTTCTCAATATTATCCCATGCAACAG GTACTTGAAGATATACAAGCCATCTGGGACTGGATATTGATCGATAAACTACATATCCCTCATAGTGAGAGAAACATGTATTCTGCTCTTATAGTAGTGCCTGAAACATTTGATAATCGAG AAATCAAGGAGATATTATCTATCATATTACGTGACTTGCGGTTTAGTTCAGCAGTAGTCCATCAG GAAGGTCTGGCTGCAGTGTTTGGAAATGGATTATCAACAGCATGTGTTGTGAATATTGGTGCTCAGGTCACTTCAGTTATTTGTGTCGAG GATGGAGTTGCTCTTCCTCATACACAAATGACGTTACGTTTTGGCGGAGAG GATGTATCAAGATGCCTTTTGTGGACTCAAAGACATCATCAGACATGGCCACCTATTCGTACGGATGCGCTTGCTAAACCGATAGATTTGCTGATGCTGAATAGGCTCAAAGAATCTTACTGCCAGATTTAT GAGGGGGAAGTTGAAGCTGTCGGGGTAGTTCATTCATATGAAGATGGTTTGCCACCTGGATCTCATAAGACAAGGCTAACTGCTCTTAAC GTGGCGCCTATGGGTCTTTTCTATCCTACGCTTTTGGTTCCAGATGTCTATCCTCCACCACCTCGTTCTTG GTTTAAAGATTATGAAGATATGCTAGAAGACACCTGGCATATCGACTTCCCCAGGAGACCTGATGTATCAGACGGCTTATACTCAGGCATAAATAATCCATTACAAATGTGGGATAATTATCCGTACATGTCAAATCAGCAGAAGAAAGAAGATAATATCGGGCTTGCAGACGCCATTACAAAGAGTATCCTTTCAACAG GGCGTATAGATTTACAGAGAAAGTTGTTTTGTAGCATGCAGCTG ATTGGTGGAGTCGCTTTGACAGCGGGTCTTATTTCGGCTGTGGAGGAGAG AGTTTTACATGCTATTCCCTCAAATGAAGCAATTGATACTGTTGAG GTATTGCAATCAAGGACCAATCCGTTGTTTGTGCCATGGCGAGGCGGAGCC ATACTGGGTGTAATCGATTATGGGCGTGACGCTTGGATACATCGAGAAGACTGGATTAAAAACGGGATTCATATAGCAGGAGGCAGAAAATACAAGGACTCTTATTATCTTCAAGCACAACCAATGTGTTACATAAACTCCTAG
- the LOC110899771 gene encoding actin-related protein 9 isoform X2, which yields MDYSKSVIPSHLFGDRGSNLVVINPGSANIRIGLAQQDAPFNIPHCIARRMTGANESPRRNLQDQMLNSQVTTAQHVEREKAYDIIASLLKIPFLDEEVANNSHPRKMGRVDVLSQQNSKKETVFPWTDVFQKSQSKEASTAPESSSREHETIESPGPHESNDGDKPQTSELKYKEYICGEEAMRISPTEPYCLRRPIRRGHLNISQYYPMQQVLEDIQAIWDWILIDKLHIPHSERNMYSALIVVPETFDNREIKEILSIILRDLRFSSAVVHQEGLAAVFGNGLSTACVVNIGAQVTSVICVEDGVALPHTQMTLRFGGEDVSRCLLWTQRHHQTWPPIRTDALAKPIDLLMLNRLKESYCQIYEGEVEAVGVVHSYEDGLPPGSHKTRLTALNVAPMGLFYPTLLVPDVYPPPPRSWFKDYEDMLEDTWHIDFPRRPDVSDGLYSGINNPLQMWDNYPYMSNQQKKEDNIGLADAITKSILSTDWWSRFDSGSYFGCGGEVLQSRTNPLFVPWRGGAILGVIDYGRDAWIHREDWIKNGIHIAGGRKYKDSYYLQAQPMCYINS from the exons ATG GATTACTCCAAATCAGTAATCCCCTCACACCTCTTCGGCGACCGAGGCTCCAATCTTGTCGTCATTAATCCAG GGTCTGCGAATATACGAATTGGGTTGGCTCAACAGGATGCCCCCTTTAATATTCCTCATTGCATTGCAAGGCGTATGACCGGAGCTAATGAATCGCCCAGACGAAATCTGCAAGATCAG ATGCTGAATTCTCAAGTTACAACAGCTCAACATGTAGAAAGGGAGAAAGCGTACGACATT ATTGCATCCTTGTTGAAGATACCATTTCTCGATGAAGAGGTCGCAAACAACTCTCACCCACGAAAG ATGGGTCGTGTTGATGTATTATCGCAACAAAACAGTAAGAAAGAGACTGTGTTTCCGTGGACCGATGTGTTCCAAAAAAGTCAAAGTAAAGAGGCATCTACGGCACCAG AAAGTTCATCACGTGAACATGAAACAATCGAGTCCCCGGGCCCACATGAAAGTAACGATGGGGATAAGCCGCAGACTAGTGAATTGAAGTACAAAGAGTACATATGTGGTGAAGAAGCTATGCGTATTTCTCCAACCGAACCGTATTGTTTAAGACGTCCTATACGCAGAGGCCATCTTAATATTTCTCAATATTATCCCATGCAACAG GTACTTGAAGATATACAAGCCATCTGGGACTGGATATTGATCGATAAACTACATATCCCTCATAGTGAGAGAAACATGTATTCTGCTCTTATAGTAGTGCCTGAAACATTTGATAATCGAG AAATCAAGGAGATATTATCTATCATATTACGTGACTTGCGGTTTAGTTCAGCAGTAGTCCATCAG GAAGGTCTGGCTGCAGTGTTTGGAAATGGATTATCAACAGCATGTGTTGTGAATATTGGTGCTCAGGTCACTTCAGTTATTTGTGTCGAG GATGGAGTTGCTCTTCCTCATACACAAATGACGTTACGTTTTGGCGGAGAG GATGTATCAAGATGCCTTTTGTGGACTCAAAGACATCATCAGACATGGCCACCTATTCGTACGGATGCGCTTGCTAAACCGATAGATTTGCTGATGCTGAATAGGCTCAAAGAATCTTACTGCCAGATTTAT GAGGGGGAAGTTGAAGCTGTCGGGGTAGTTCATTCATATGAAGATGGTTTGCCACCTGGATCTCATAAGACAAGGCTAACTGCTCTTAAC GTGGCGCCTATGGGTCTTTTCTATCCTACGCTTTTGGTTCCAGATGTCTATCCTCCACCACCTCGTTCTTG GTTTAAAGATTATGAAGATATGCTAGAAGACACCTGGCATATCGACTTCCCCAGGAGACCTGATGTATCAGACGGCTTATACTCAGGCATAAATAATCCATTACAAATGTGGGATAATTATCCGTACATGTCAAATCAGCAGAAGAAAGAAGATAATATCGGGCTTGCAGACGCCATTACAAAGAGTATCCTTTCAACAG ATTGGTGGAGTCGCTTTGACAGCGGGTCTTATTTCGGCTGTGGAGGAGAG GTATTGCAATCAAGGACCAATCCGTTGTTTGTGCCATGGCGAGGCGGAGCC ATACTGGGTGTAATCGATTATGGGCGTGACGCTTGGATACATCGAGAAGACTGGATTAAAAACGGGATTCATATAGCAGGAGGCAGAAAATACAAGGACTCTTATTATCTTCAAGCACAACCAATGTGTTACATAAACTCCTAG
- the LOC110899771 gene encoding actin-related protein 9 isoform X3 — translation MDYSKSVIPSHLFGDRGSNLVVINPGSANIRIGLAQQDAPFNIPHCIARRMTGANESPRRNLQDQMLNSQVTTAQHVEREKAYDIIASLLKIPFLDEEVANNSHPRKMGRVDVLSQQNSKKETVFPWTDVFQKSQSKEASTAPESSSREHETIESPGPHESNDGDKPQTSELKYKEYICGEEAMRISPTEPYCLRRPIRRGHLNISQYYPMQQVLEDIQAIWDWILIDKLHIPHSERNMYSALIVVPETFDNREIKEILSIILRDLRFSSAVVHQEGLAAVFGNGLSTACVVNIGAQVTSVICVEDGVALPHTQMTLRFGGEDVSRCLLWTQRHHQTWPPIRTDALAKPIDLLMLNRLKESYCQIYEGEVEAVGVVHSYEDGLPPGSHKTRLTALNVAPMGLFYPTLLVPDVYPPPPRSWFKDYEDMLEDTWHIDFPRRPDVSDGLYSGINNPLQMWDNYPYMSNQQKKEDNIGLADAITKSILSTGRIDLQRKLFCSMQLIGGVALTAGLISAVEERYCNQGPIRCLCHGEAEPYWV, via the exons ATG GATTACTCCAAATCAGTAATCCCCTCACACCTCTTCGGCGACCGAGGCTCCAATCTTGTCGTCATTAATCCAG GGTCTGCGAATATACGAATTGGGTTGGCTCAACAGGATGCCCCCTTTAATATTCCTCATTGCATTGCAAGGCGTATGACCGGAGCTAATGAATCGCCCAGACGAAATCTGCAAGATCAG ATGCTGAATTCTCAAGTTACAACAGCTCAACATGTAGAAAGGGAGAAAGCGTACGACATT ATTGCATCCTTGTTGAAGATACCATTTCTCGATGAAGAGGTCGCAAACAACTCTCACCCACGAAAG ATGGGTCGTGTTGATGTATTATCGCAACAAAACAGTAAGAAAGAGACTGTGTTTCCGTGGACCGATGTGTTCCAAAAAAGTCAAAGTAAAGAGGCATCTACGGCACCAG AAAGTTCATCACGTGAACATGAAACAATCGAGTCCCCGGGCCCACATGAAAGTAACGATGGGGATAAGCCGCAGACTAGTGAATTGAAGTACAAAGAGTACATATGTGGTGAAGAAGCTATGCGTATTTCTCCAACCGAACCGTATTGTTTAAGACGTCCTATACGCAGAGGCCATCTTAATATTTCTCAATATTATCCCATGCAACAG GTACTTGAAGATATACAAGCCATCTGGGACTGGATATTGATCGATAAACTACATATCCCTCATAGTGAGAGAAACATGTATTCTGCTCTTATAGTAGTGCCTGAAACATTTGATAATCGAG AAATCAAGGAGATATTATCTATCATATTACGTGACTTGCGGTTTAGTTCAGCAGTAGTCCATCAG GAAGGTCTGGCTGCAGTGTTTGGAAATGGATTATCAACAGCATGTGTTGTGAATATTGGTGCTCAGGTCACTTCAGTTATTTGTGTCGAG GATGGAGTTGCTCTTCCTCATACACAAATGACGTTACGTTTTGGCGGAGAG GATGTATCAAGATGCCTTTTGTGGACTCAAAGACATCATCAGACATGGCCACCTATTCGTACGGATGCGCTTGCTAAACCGATAGATTTGCTGATGCTGAATAGGCTCAAAGAATCTTACTGCCAGATTTAT GAGGGGGAAGTTGAAGCTGTCGGGGTAGTTCATTCATATGAAGATGGTTTGCCACCTGGATCTCATAAGACAAGGCTAACTGCTCTTAAC GTGGCGCCTATGGGTCTTTTCTATCCTACGCTTTTGGTTCCAGATGTCTATCCTCCACCACCTCGTTCTTG GTTTAAAGATTATGAAGATATGCTAGAAGACACCTGGCATATCGACTTCCCCAGGAGACCTGATGTATCAGACGGCTTATACTCAGGCATAAATAATCCATTACAAATGTGGGATAATTATCCGTACATGTCAAATCAGCAGAAGAAAGAAGATAATATCGGGCTTGCAGACGCCATTACAAAGAGTATCCTTTCAACAG GGCGTATAGATTTACAGAGAAAGTTGTTTTGTAGCATGCAGCTG ATTGGTGGAGTCGCTTTGACAGCGGGTCTTATTTCGGCTGTGGAGGAGAG GTATTGCAATCAAGGACCAATCCGTTGTTTGTGCCATGGCGAGGCGGAGCC ATACTGGGTGTAA
- the LOC110899770 gene encoding pirin-like protein, with amino-acid sequence MLLFRSAIINHIKPQQIRNTKFVMTTVSEAVGFSAPRLVAKKVLAKSQSEGDGAVVRRSIGRPELKSLDPFLMLDEFSVSPPAGFPDHPHRGFETVTYMLEGAVTHQDFAGHKGTIGAGDVQWMTAGRGIVHSEMPAGPGAQKGLQLWVNLSAKDKMVEPNYQELLSEDIKTAEKDGVKVKIIAGESMGVKSPVYTRTPTMFLDLTLSPGAQMHQPIPESWNSFVYVLEGEGVFGSIGSSPISAHHVLVLSHGDGLSVWNNGLKPLRFVLIGGQPINEPVVQYGPFVMNTKAEIEQALQDYRYCKNGFEMAKYWRSQ; translated from the exons ATGTTATTGTTCCGATCCGCTATTATTAATCACATCAAACCACAACAAATTCGTAACACCAAATTTGTCATGACCACTGTGTCTGAAGCTGTTGGGTTCAGCGCACCGAGATTGGTTGCCAAGAAGGTGCTGGCTAAGAGCCAGAGTGAAGGTGATGGGGCCGTTGTTCGGAGAAGTATCGGAAG GCCTGAGTTGAAGTCTCTGGATCCTTTCTTGATGTTAGATGAATTTTCTG TTTCTCCACCAGCTGGATTCCCCGATCATCCCCATAGAG GATTTGAGACTGTTACATACATgctagag GGAGCTGTTACCCATCAAGATTTTGCTGGGCATAAGGGTACTATCGGAGCCGGTGATGTCCAg TGGATGACAGCAGGAAGAGGAATTGTTCATTCAGAGATGCCTGCAGGCCCAGGAGCCCAAAAGGGATTGCAACTTTGGGTCAATCTTTCCGCCAAAGACAAAAT GGTTGAACCAAATTACCAAGAATTGCTAAGTGAGGACATAAAAACGGCCGAGAAAGATGGAGTCAAGGTCAAAATCATTGCAGGGGAGTCAATGGGAGTCAAATCCCCGGTTTACACTCGAACTCCCACAATGTTTCTTGATCTCACTCTTAGCCCGGGAGCCCAAATGCACCAGCCCATCCCTGAATCTTGGAACTCATTTGTGTATGTGCTAGAAGGCGAAGGGGTGTTTGGGTCCATAGGTTCATCACCAATATCGGCTCATCATGTCTTGGTGTTGAGTCATGGGGATGGTCTGAGTGTATGGAACAACGGGTTGAAACCATTGAGGTTCGTGTTGATTGGAGGGCAGCCCATTAACGAGCCAGTCGTCCAGTATGGGCCTTTCGTGATGAACACAAAAGCCGAGATTGAACAGGCTTTACAAGACTATCGTTATTGCAAAAATGGGTTTGAAATGGCCAAGTATTGGAGATCTCAATAG
- the LOC110903392 gene encoding cysteine-rich repeat secretory protein 38-like, whose protein sequence is MMEELASTVPDHPLMYQAAEIDVGVNGKRYGLAQCGRDLSKVSCQNCLEDRLATCISYVQNRTGWEIVGFGCSMWYFSNISEDLTPSNYSELPPNAISGAQRCHGGIGLTTIIISMTISTAFTQYF, encoded by the exons ATGATGGAAGAATTAGCAAGCACAGTTCCTGATCATCCATTGATGTATCAAGCAGCTGAAATCGATGTGGGAGTGAATGGGAAAAGGTATGGTTTGGCTCAATGTGGTAGAGATTTGAGTAAAGTGAGTTGTCAAAATTGCTTGGAGGATCGTTTGGCGACATGTATATCATACGTGCAGAACCGAACTGGatgggagattgttgggttcgGTTGTAGTATGTGGTATTTTAGTAACATTTCTGAAGATCTCACACCTTCAAATTATAGTGAACTTCCACCTAATGCTATTTCAG GAGCTCAAAGATGTCACGGGGGAATTGGactcaccaccatcatcatcagcATGACCATCAGTACTGCTTTCACACAGTACTTTTAG